One part of the Heptranchias perlo isolate sHepPer1 chromosome 10, sHepPer1.hap1, whole genome shotgun sequence genome encodes these proteins:
- the aldh6a1 gene encoding methylmalonate-semialdehyde dehydrogenase [acylating], mitochondrial: protein MAAILRTAFKHKIVSPLGCMCYSSSRPATKLFIDGKFVESNTSEWIDIHNPATNEVIGKVPKATQEEMLAAVNSCQRAYTSWSETSVMSRQQIFLKYQQLIKDNLNEIAKLITVEQGKTLADAEGDVFRGLQVVEHTCSITSLMLGETLPSITKDMDMYTYRLPLGVCAGITPFNFPAMIPLWMYPMALVCGNTYLLKPSERVPGAAMLLAKLLQDSGAPDGVLNIIHGQHDAVNFICDHPAIKAISFVGSNQAGEYIYTRGSKNGKRVQSNMGAKNHGVVMPDANKENTLNQLVGAAFGAAGQRCMALSTAVLVGEARNWLPELVERAKKLRVNAGDQPGSDLGPLISPQAKARVCDLVQSGVDEGAKLLLDGRKIHVKGYENGNFVGPTILAGVKPQMKCYTEEIFGPVLVVLEADTLDEAVDIINQNPYGNGTAIFTTNGATARKYTHKVDVGQIGVNVPIPVPLPMFSFTGSRGSFRGDTNFYGKQGIQFYTQVKTITSQWKEEDSTLTSPAVVMPTMGH, encoded by the exons CCAGCAACAAAATTATTTATTGATGGAAAATTTGTTGAATCAAACACCTCAGAATGGATCGACATTCACAACCCT GCAACAAATGAGGTGATTGGTAAAGTCCCAAAGGCTACTCAGGAGGAGATGCTTGCTGCCGTGAACTCATGTCAACGGGCTTACACTTCGTGGTCAGAGACATCAGTGATGAGTCGGCAGCAGATTTTCCTAAAGTACCAGCAACTGATCAAAGACAACCTG AATGAAATCGCCAAGCTCATCACAGTGGAGCAAGGAAAAACCTTGGCAGATGCTGAAGGAGATGTTTTCAGAGGCTTGC AGGTTGTGGAGCACACTTGCAGTATCACATCTCTCATGCTGGGTGAGACCTTGCCCTCTATCACCAAAGACATGGACATGTACACTTACCGCCTGCCACTGGGGGTGTGCGCTGGCATCACTCCCTTTAACTTCCCAGCCATGATTCCACTCTGGATGTACCCTATGGCATTGGTGTGCGGAAACACCTACCTGCTCAAGCCTTCGGAGCGTGTGCCGGGAGCAGCCATGTTGCTGGCCAAGTTACTGCAGGACTCAGGAGCTCCAGATGGAGTTCTTAATATTATCCATGGACAGCATGATG CTGTGAACTTCATTTGTGACCATCCCGCTATCAAGGCCATCAGTTTTGTCGGCTCCAACCAAGCAGGAGAGTACATCTACACAAGGGGCTCCAAAAATGGCAAGAGAGTGCAATCAAACATG GGTGCGAAAAACCACGGAGTCGTGATGCCTGATGCTAACAAGGAGAACACTCTGAATCAGCTGGTCGGCGCAGCTTTTGGTGCAGCTGGACAGCGTTGCATGGCTCTGTCTACCGCTGTCCTGGTAGGGGAAGCTAGAAACTGGCTGCCTGAACTGGTGGAAAGGGCAAAGAAACTGAGGGTCAATGCAG GTGACCAGCCAGGTTCAGACCTTGGCCCGCTCATCTCTCCTCAAGCAAAGGCTCGCGTGTGTGACCTGGTCCAGAGCGGAGTAGATGAGGGTGCCAAGCTGCTGCTAGATGGCCGGAAGATCCACGTGAAAGGATATGAAAACGGCAACTTTGTGGGACCCACCATCCTTGCCGGGGTAAAG CCTCAAATGAAGTGCTATACTGAGGAGATCTTTGGACCGGTCCTAGTAGTCCTTGAAGCAGACACACTAGATGAAGCTGTTGATATAATCAACCAGAACCCATACGGAAATGGCACTGCCATCTTCACCACTAATGGTGCCACTGCCCGTAAATACACGCACAAAGTTGATGTGGGACAG ATTGGAGTGAACGTACCTATCCCTGTTCCACTGCCCATGTTCTCATTCACTGGATCAAGAGGCTCTTTCAGGGGTGATACCAACTTCTATGGCAAGCAG GgtattcagttctacactcaagTGAAAACCATCACATCCCAGTGGAAGGAAGAAGACTCGACCTTAACCAGCCCAGCTGTTGTTATGCCAACGATGGGCCACTAA